Proteins from a single region of Ornithinimicrobium humiphilum:
- a CDS encoding YcnI family protein produces MHLRRPVLAAVTGLALLGVGLPAASAHVDLTPSTTEAGAPTLLTFETTHGCEGSPTTSFTITVPEIVLDVQPTLYPGWDVEKVEGELSTPLELSDGTTIETYTAAVVYTAQEPVEDGYRVAFEIAMRNPYLPGERLSFPTVQTCEDGEIEWSDPVPEGQDPHEMDTPAPTYTVTEEGDGEHSHDEASVGDEAEATTEDAAHEDGHDEAAAEEETEVEAAAPAPVRVEEQGTPVVAWIALALGLLGAVLGGLSFARGRRAS; encoded by the coding sequence ATGCACCTCCGTCGCCCCGTCCTCGCCGCCGTCACCGGCCTCGCCCTCCTGGGTGTGGGCCTGCCCGCGGCCTCTGCCCACGTCGACCTCACCCCCAGCACGACCGAGGCCGGGGCTCCGACCCTGCTGACCTTCGAGACCACCCACGGGTGCGAGGGTTCGCCCACCACGTCGTTCACCATCACCGTCCCCGAGATCGTGCTCGACGTGCAGCCCACGCTCTACCCGGGCTGGGACGTCGAGAAGGTCGAGGGCGAGCTGAGCACCCCGCTGGAGCTGTCCGACGGCACCACGATCGAGACCTACACCGCCGCGGTCGTCTACACCGCGCAGGAGCCGGTCGAGGACGGCTACCGCGTCGCCTTCGAGATCGCCATGCGCAACCCCTACCTGCCGGGCGAGCGGCTGAGCTTCCCGACCGTCCAGACCTGCGAGGACGGCGAGATCGAGTGGTCCGACCCGGTCCCCGAGGGCCAGGACCCCCACGAGATGGACACGCCCGCCCCGACCTACACGGTGACCGAGGAGGGCGACGGCGAGCACTCGCACGACGAGGCGTCGGTCGGCGACGAGGCCGAGGCCACCACCGAGGACGCCGCCCACGAGGACGGGCACGACGAGGCCGCCGCGGAGGAGGAGACCGAGGTCGAGGCGGCCGCCCCGGCCCCCGTCAGGGTCGAGGAGCAGGGCACGCCGGTCGTGGCGTGGATCGCGCTGGCGCTCGGCCTGCTCGGCGCCGTGCTCGGCGGGCTGTCCTTCGCCCGCGGGCGTCGCGCCTCCTGA
- a CDS encoding glycosyltransferase, which produces MCPSGVRPTAVWRPARPRRVLLLSDSFRPTVNGVTTSVEELRSGLLEAGHDVRVLTVGPGRRTTVDDGVYRLPSLDASTIYPAARLGRPVDARTFADLVGWQPDVLHSHTEFVAFWWARRLARRLDAPHVHTYHTLYADYTHYFFPHEPTGRALAARFARQTLNRTDTVIAPTAKIERLLRGYGIRVPVAVVPTGVDLTRFTPGPPSEELRARLGLAPGVPVILSLGRLAAEKNVAEVIELLAGVRQEPWQLVVAGDGPQAGALRGQVERLGLTDRVRFVGAVEPARVPDYYRLADLFVSASRSETQGLTFLEALASGVPVLCRDDPSLDGVVRDGHNGRRYRTPDDFARALTWVVRDAGLRRRWSHGATLTAAGFGRDAFAQDVCAAYDRARGSVGTARWAA; this is translated from the coding sequence ATGTGTCCTTCCGGCGTGCGCCCGACGGCGGTCTGGCGACCTGCGCGACCCCGTCGCGTCCTGCTGCTCTCCGACTCCTTCCGCCCGACCGTCAACGGCGTGACGACCTCGGTCGAGGAGCTGCGGTCGGGGCTGCTCGAGGCCGGTCACGACGTCCGCGTCCTGACGGTCGGCCCCGGGCGCCGCACCACGGTGGACGACGGCGTCTACCGCCTGCCGTCGCTGGACGCCAGCACGATCTATCCCGCGGCCCGGCTCGGACGGCCGGTCGACGCCCGCACCTTCGCCGACCTCGTCGGCTGGCAGCCGGACGTGCTGCACTCGCACACCGAGTTCGTGGCGTTCTGGTGGGCCCGTCGCCTCGCGCGCCGGCTCGACGCACCGCACGTGCACACCTACCACACGCTCTACGCCGACTACACGCACTACTTCTTCCCGCACGAGCCGACCGGGCGGGCCCTCGCCGCCCGCTTCGCGCGGCAGACCCTCAACCGGACCGACACCGTGATCGCCCCGACGGCCAAGATCGAGCGCCTGCTGCGGGGCTACGGCATCCGTGTGCCGGTCGCGGTGGTGCCGACAGGGGTCGACCTCACCCGGTTCACCCCCGGCCCGCCGTCGGAGGAGCTGCGGGCGCGGCTCGGCCTGGCGCCCGGCGTGCCGGTGATCCTCAGCCTGGGCCGGCTGGCGGCGGAGAAGAACGTCGCCGAGGTCATCGAGCTGCTGGCCGGCGTGCGGCAGGAGCCCTGGCAGCTCGTCGTCGCCGGGGACGGACCCCAGGCCGGAGCGCTCCGAGGTCAGGTGGAGCGGCTCGGGCTGACCGACCGCGTCCGTTTCGTCGGCGCCGTCGAGCCGGCCCGGGTGCCGGACTACTACCGTCTCGCCGACCTCTTCGTCTCGGCCTCGCGCAGCGAGACGCAGGGCCTGACCTTCCTCGAGGCCCTCGCGAGCGGGGTGCCGGTCCTGTGCCGGGACGACCCCTCGCTCGACGGTGTGGTCCGCGACGGGCACAACGGCCGTCGCTACCGCACCCCGGACGACTTCGCCCGCGCCCTCACCTGGGTGGTGCGCGACGCCGGGCTGCGCCGCCGCTGGTCGCACGGGGCCACCCTCACCGCGGCCGGCTTCGGGCGGGACGCCTTCGCCCAGGACGTCTGCGCCGCCTACGACCGGGCCCGCGGCTCGGTCGGGACCGCACGGTGGGCGGCATGA
- a CDS encoding LVIVD repeat-containing protein → MAAAAALVLSMGVAPATAQDDYPSTTDPRASLQPGESVSSGMNLVAHFPKSQQAFPGSGSYNSDMAFTGNHAIQGNYDGFTVYDISDPKNPTIEVSVFCPGSQNDVNVYGNLMFTSVEATGGRVDCVAGGANAQNRARGVRIWDISDISNPQQVAVIQTCRGSHTNRLVEDPNDPDHVYIYNSGTSGQRSASEYVHTPEGYVNGRCQQTSATSPNPSQWMIEIIKVPVKNPAAASVIKEWRLFADEETGAPNGLQNGPTRSGHPCSTTPNPFNPSAANSCSPAGSNYSPSPNSTTCHDITVYPEIGLAAGACQGNGILIDISNPADPVRLDHVADENFAYWHSANFNNDGTTVMFTDEWGGGSGPRCVANHRMEWGANAFFTIDRSGPKPKLEFQSYYKLPAAQGNTENCVAHQANILPVPGRDVMVQAWYQGGATLLDFTDPANPREIGYFDRGAINPTATVLGGYWSTYWYNGNVYGSEINRGFDVHEVLATADLTANELAAAKTVQLAEHNAMSMRQYEWAPSFTVVRAHMDQVARDGDIKANKLANVTKMVDKAEDASGKNAKNAIAQLRAASNQLDTNDPWQAKLHAAIVALMADLA, encoded by the coding sequence ATGGCCGCTGCTGCAGCGCTCGTCCTGAGCATGGGCGTGGCCCCTGCTACCGCCCAGGACGACTACCCCTCCACCACCGACCCGCGTGCGTCGCTCCAGCCCGGTGAGTCCGTGTCCTCGGGCATGAACCTCGTGGCGCACTTCCCGAAGTCCCAGCAGGCCTTCCCCGGGTCCGGCTCGTACAACTCCGACATGGCGTTCACCGGCAACCACGCCATCCAGGGCAACTACGACGGCTTCACGGTCTACGACATCTCCGACCCGAAGAACCCGACGATCGAGGTGTCGGTCTTCTGCCCCGGCAGCCAGAACGACGTCAACGTCTACGGCAACCTGATGTTCACCTCCGTGGAGGCCACCGGCGGGCGCGTCGACTGCGTCGCCGGCGGCGCCAACGCCCAGAACCGCGCGCGCGGCGTGCGCATCTGGGACATCAGCGACATCAGCAACCCGCAGCAGGTCGCCGTCATCCAGACCTGCCGCGGCTCGCACACCAACCGCCTGGTCGAGGACCCCAACGACCCCGACCACGTCTACATCTACAACAGCGGCACCTCGGGCCAGCGCTCCGCGTCCGAGTACGTCCACACCCCCGAGGGTTACGTCAACGGCCGCTGCCAGCAGACCAGCGCGACCAGCCCCAACCCCTCGCAGTGGATGATCGAGATCATCAAGGTGCCGGTGAAGAACCCCGCCGCGGCCTCGGTCATCAAGGAGTGGCGCCTGTTCGCCGACGAGGAGACCGGCGCGCCCAACGGCCTGCAGAACGGCCCGACCCGCTCCGGCCACCCGTGCAGCACCACGCCGAACCCGTTCAACCCCTCGGCGGCCAACTCGTGCTCGCCGGCCGGCAGCAACTACTCGCCGTCGCCGAACTCCACGACCTGCCACGACATCACGGTCTACCCGGAGATCGGGCTGGCCGCCGGCGCCTGCCAGGGCAACGGCATCCTGATCGACATCTCGAACCCGGCCGACCCGGTCCGGCTCGACCACGTGGCTGACGAGAACTTCGCCTACTGGCACTCGGCCAACTTCAACAACGACGGCACCACCGTGATGTTCACCGACGAGTGGGGCGGCGGCAGCGGCCCCCGCTGCGTCGCCAACCACCGTATGGAGTGGGGCGCCAACGCGTTCTTCACCATCGACCGCAGCGGCCCCAAGCCCAAGCTGGAGTTCCAGAGCTACTACAAGCTCCCGGCCGCCCAGGGCAACACCGAGAACTGCGTCGCCCACCAGGCGAACATCCTCCCGGTGCCCGGCCGTGACGTCATGGTCCAGGCCTGGTACCAGGGCGGCGCGACGCTGCTCGACTTCACCGACCCCGCCAACCCGCGCGAGATCGGCTACTTCGACCGCGGCGCGATCAACCCGACCGCCACGGTGCTGGGCGGCTACTGGTCCACCTACTGGTACAACGGCAACGTCTACGGCTCGGAGATCAACCGCGGCTTCGACGTCCACGAGGTGCTGGCGACCGCTGACCTGACGGCCAACGAGCTGGCTGCCGCCAAGACCGTCCAGCTCGCCGAGCACAACGCGATGTCGATGCGCCAGTACGAGTGGGCGCCCAGCTTCACCGTCGTCCGGGCCCACATGGACCAGGTCGCGCGTGACGGCGACATCAAGGCCAACAAGCTGGCCAACGTCACCAAGATGGTCGACAAGGCCGAGGACGCCTCCGGCAAGAACGCCAAGAACGCGATCGCGCAGCTGCGCGCCGCGTCCAACCAGCTCGACACCAACGACCCGTGGCAGGCCAAGCTGCACGCCGCGATCGTCGCGCTGATGGCCGACCTGGCCTGA
- a CDS encoding MarR family winged helix-turn-helix transcriptional regulator yields the protein MSETEVPWLNEREMAVWRRWLRVQTELPAALGRALAQDSELSLQDFETLVVLSEAPDERLRISALADQMDWERSRLSHHLRRMAARGLVAKQDCQEDGRGSFVMLTDEGRAALEAAAPGHVRAVRGIFLEGMTDDELELLGTFLSRVLERASV from the coding sequence ATGTCCGAGACCGAGGTGCCCTGGCTGAACGAGCGTGAGATGGCCGTCTGGCGACGCTGGCTGCGCGTGCAGACCGAGCTGCCGGCCGCCCTAGGTCGTGCCCTGGCGCAGGACAGCGAGCTGTCGCTCCAGGACTTCGAGACCCTCGTCGTGCTCTCCGAGGCGCCCGACGAGCGGCTGCGGATCTCCGCACTGGCCGACCAGATGGACTGGGAGCGCAGCCGGCTCTCGCACCACCTGCGCCGGATGGCCGCCCGTGGGCTGGTCGCCAAGCAGGACTGCCAGGAGGACGGCCGCGGCTCGTTCGTCATGCTGACCGACGAGGGTCGCGCTGCCCTCGAGGCGGCCGCGCCCGGGCACGTCCGCGCGGTGCGCGGCATCTTCCTCGAGGGGATGACCGACGACGAGCTGGAGCTGCTCGGCACCTTCCTCTCGCGGGTGCTGGAGCGAGCCTCGGTCTGA
- a CDS encoding DUF305 domain-containing protein, with protein sequence MTVTIVGVLLAGCTGDAADAGPTGQAAPTGRILQGGAPGEANTTLTAFPEMPDLVVEEDLDFLRGMLLHHAQALEMTALVPERGASEEVALFAERMQLSQEGEIELMQDWLRERGEPVFDLGSPGGHAHGDGEPMPGILTDAQMAELRAAEGEEFDTLFLQYMYMHHEGALVMVDELFTAEAGQDSWVFNIAKEVDSDQRIEMDRMLAMLAERGAQPFTIGG encoded by the coding sequence GTGACCGTGACCATCGTCGGCGTGCTCCTGGCGGGGTGCACCGGCGACGCCGCCGACGCCGGGCCCACCGGCCAGGCGGCCCCCACCGGCCGCATCCTGCAGGGCGGTGCTCCCGGTGAGGCCAACACCACGTTGACCGCGTTCCCGGAGATGCCCGACCTCGTCGTCGAGGAGGACCTGGACTTCCTGCGCGGCATGCTGCTGCACCACGCCCAGGCGCTGGAGATGACCGCCCTCGTGCCCGAGCGCGGCGCGAGCGAGGAGGTCGCCCTCTTCGCCGAGCGGATGCAGCTGTCCCAGGAGGGCGAGATCGAGCTGATGCAGGACTGGCTGCGCGAGCGGGGGGAGCCGGTCTTCGACCTCGGCTCGCCCGGCGGTCACGCGCACGGCGACGGGGAGCCGATGCCCGGCATCCTCACCGACGCGCAGATGGCCGAGCTGCGGGCGGCCGAGGGCGAGGAGTTCGACACGCTCTTCCTGCAGTACATGTACATGCACCACGAGGGCGCACTGGTCATGGTCGACGAGCTCTTCACGGCCGAGGCGGGGCAGGACTCCTGGGTCTTCAACATCGCCAAGGAGGTCGACTCCGACCAGCGCATCGAGATGGACCGGATGCTCGCCATGCTCGCGGAGCGGGGGGCGCAGCCCTTCACCATCGGGGGCTGA
- a CDS encoding glycosyltransferase family 4 protein — MTGTPTVPVVNMASESDISVQGHGVHTAYVELAGALERRDDVRLVRGDYHRRTPCDVYHLHTIGPGVLPKVLDRRVPTVVSAHVIPDSLVGSIRLARWWRPLASRYMRWFYSRADVVLAVSGTVARVLREELGIPAERVQVLHNTVDMPAYAPEPGAREAARRELGLDPDGFVVVGVGQVQPRKRVDLFVRMAREHPDVTFVWVGGIPFAHAAAELGKMRRLMADLPPNLRVTDVVPHEVVRRHLHAADVFCLPAEQENHPMCVLEAAGAGLPIVVRDLPEYDDTFGQDVLRCDDDGFSAAVGRLRDDPDEARRWREGAARIARRFDSSTAAERLTGLYRELAAR, encoded by the coding sequence ATGACCGGCACGCCGACCGTGCCCGTGGTCAACATGGCCAGCGAGAGCGACATCTCGGTCCAGGGGCACGGGGTCCACACGGCCTACGTCGAGCTCGCCGGGGCCCTGGAGCGGCGCGACGACGTGCGGCTCGTCCGGGGCGACTACCACCGGCGGACCCCCTGCGACGTCTACCACCTCCACACGATCGGCCCCGGTGTGCTGCCCAAGGTGCTCGACCGGCGGGTGCCCACGGTCGTCTCGGCGCACGTCATACCGGACTCGCTGGTGGGGTCGATCCGCCTGGCCCGCTGGTGGCGTCCGCTCGCGAGCCGCTACATGCGGTGGTTCTACTCCCGGGCCGACGTCGTGCTGGCGGTCTCCGGCACGGTGGCGCGGGTGCTGCGCGAGGAGCTGGGCATCCCCGCCGAGCGGGTGCAGGTGCTGCACAACACCGTCGACATGCCGGCCTACGCGCCGGAGCCGGGGGCCCGCGAGGCGGCGCGCCGCGAGCTGGGGCTGGACCCCGACGGCTTCGTCGTCGTGGGGGTCGGGCAGGTCCAGCCGCGCAAACGCGTGGACCTCTTCGTGCGGATGGCCCGGGAGCACCCGGACGTCACCTTCGTGTGGGTCGGCGGCATCCCTTTCGCCCACGCCGCGGCCGAGCTGGGGAAGATGCGCCGGCTCATGGCCGACCTGCCGCCCAACCTGCGGGTCACCGACGTGGTGCCCCACGAGGTCGTCCGGCGCCACCTGCACGCGGCGGACGTCTTCTGCCTGCCGGCCGAGCAGGAGAACCACCCGATGTGCGTCCTCGAGGCGGCCGGGGCGGGGCTGCCGATCGTCGTGCGGGACCTGCCGGAGTACGACGACACCTTCGGGCAGGACGTGCTGCGCTGCGACGACGACGGCTTCTCCGCCGCCGTCGGGCGGCTGCGGGACGACCCGGACGAGGCCCGCCGCTGGCGGGAGGGGGCCGCCCGGATCGCGCGGCGGTTCGACAGCTCCACGGCCGCCGAGCGGCTCACCGGCCTCTACCGGGAGCTCGCCGCCCGCTGA
- a CDS encoding TVP38/TMEM64 family protein: MSAADGCAATVVERETATEEAPSPTRERTPQALALLRWSRRTAVVGWLVLAGLVVWGITSGTLTSVTRLRETVDGFGPWAPVAYAFLGASESLVPVLPGSATLVAAPLIFGPVVGTLAAYVATCLGSTAVFLLTRHVGADLVTARFRPATVERYLGWLGHPSFPRWFAVAIALPLAPDDLLCSLAGLTPMRLRTFLLVILLLKPVTLVAYTWGVLAVLRQVFPWVAS, encoded by the coding sequence ATGAGCGCGGCCGACGGATGCGCCGCGACCGTCGTGGAGCGGGAGACCGCGACGGAGGAGGCGCCGTCCCCGACCCGCGAGCGCACGCCGCAGGCCCTCGCCCTGTTGCGCTGGTCGCGGCGCACGGCCGTCGTCGGCTGGCTGGTGCTGGCCGGGCTCGTGGTCTGGGGCATCACCTCGGGCACCCTCACCTCGGTGACGCGGCTGCGGGAGACCGTCGACGGCTTCGGCCCGTGGGCCCCGGTCGCCTACGCCTTCCTGGGCGCCAGCGAGTCGCTCGTGCCCGTGCTGCCGGGCTCGGCCACGCTCGTCGCCGCACCACTGATCTTCGGTCCGGTGGTCGGCACGCTGGCCGCCTACGTCGCGACCTGCCTGGGGTCCACCGCGGTCTTCCTGCTGACCCGGCACGTCGGCGCCGACCTCGTCACGGCCCGCTTCCGTCCGGCCACGGTCGAGCGCTACCTGGGGTGGTTGGGGCACCCGTCCTTCCCGCGGTGGTTCGCCGTCGCGATCGCGCTGCCCCTCGCTCCCGACGACCTGCTGTGCTCGCTCGCCGGGCTGACCCCCATGCGGCTGCGCACCTTCCTGCTCGTCATCCTGCTGCTCAAGCCGGTGACCCTGGTGGCCTACACGTGGGGCGTCCTGGCGGTCCTGCGGCAGGTCTTCCCGTGGGTGGCGTCATGA